In Calothrix sp. PCC 7507, one DNA window encodes the following:
- a CDS encoding NIL domain-containing protein: MATPSKQVKSTTHVADQRRTQTRVQICIPKHLHGEPVISRLASHYSVTVYIASAQMDETMTGNSCFILELRGTKPQIDSALTYLDELDIEFLHQSTPEEDGW; the protein is encoded by the coding sequence ATGGCAACTCCCAGCAAACAGGTTAAGTCTACTACTCATGTAGCAGATCAGCGACGTACCCAGACTCGCGTCCAGATATGCATCCCCAAACACTTACATGGAGAGCCAGTGATTTCAAGACTGGCATCGCATTACAGTGTCACAGTGTACATTGCATCTGCTCAAATGGATGAAACCATGACAGGAAATAGCTGTTTTATTTTGGAACTACGAGGAACAAAACCCCAAATTGACAGCGCTCTAACCTATCTAGATGAGCTGGACATAGAATTCTTACACCAATCAACCCCTGAAGAAGATGGGTGGTAA
- the asnS gene encoding asparagine--tRNA ligase, with amino-acid sequence MVNQRIAEILRSGQPDESLLVQGWVRTKRELKGFAFIEVNDGSSLANLQVVINQDLPDYAAIVKQLNTGASVEVTGILVASQGKGQRVELKAETVKVHGEADPDTYPLQKKRHSFEFLRTIGHLRSRTNSFGAVFRVRNACSTAIHQFFQTRGFLWVHTPIITASDCEGAGELFSVSSLDLKNIPRIKDQAVDYSQDFFAKPTYLTVSGQLEAEVMAMAFSNVYTFGPTFRAENSNTSRHLAEFWMVEPEMAFCDLEGDMDLAEEFLKHIFKYVLETCPEDMEFFNQRIDNTVLATAENIINNQFERLTYTEAIKLLEKADVKFEYPVSWGLDLQSEHERYLAEQQFKKPVIVTDYPVQIKAFYMRLNEDEKTVRAMDILAPKIGEIVGGSQREERLEVLERRIKAQGMQPEDLWWYLDLRRYGTVPHAGFGLGFERLVQFITGMANIRDVIPFPRTPQNAEF; translated from the coding sequence ATGGTAAATCAAAGGATTGCAGAAATATTGCGAAGTGGTCAACCTGATGAGTCTCTCCTAGTCCAAGGCTGGGTAAGGACAAAACGTGAGTTGAAGGGGTTTGCTTTTATCGAAGTTAATGACGGCTCATCCCTAGCTAATTTGCAAGTTGTCATCAATCAGGATTTGCCAGATTATGCAGCAATAGTCAAGCAGCTGAACACGGGTGCTTCCGTTGAAGTGACAGGAATATTGGTAGCATCTCAAGGTAAGGGACAGCGGGTTGAATTAAAAGCCGAAACCGTGAAAGTCCACGGGGAAGCTGATCCCGATACTTATCCACTACAAAAGAAACGCCATTCCTTTGAATTTTTGCGGACTATTGGACATTTGCGATCGCGGACTAATTCTTTTGGTGCAGTTTTCCGCGTCAGAAACGCCTGTTCTACAGCCATTCACCAATTTTTCCAAACACGAGGCTTTTTGTGGGTTCACACACCCATCATCACCGCTAGCGATTGCGAAGGCGCAGGCGAATTATTTAGCGTCAGTAGTTTGGATCTCAAGAATATTCCCAGGATAAAAGACCAAGCAGTCGATTACAGTCAAGATTTTTTTGCCAAACCCACATATTTAACAGTTAGTGGACAGTTGGAAGCGGAAGTTATGGCGATGGCGTTCTCTAACGTCTACACATTTGGTCCCACCTTCCGTGCAGAAAATTCCAACACTTCCCGCCACTTAGCAGAATTTTGGATGGTTGAGCCAGAAATGGCATTTTGTGACTTAGAAGGCGATATGGATTTAGCTGAAGAGTTCCTCAAACACATTTTTAAATATGTGTTGGAAACGTGTCCAGAAGACATGGAATTTTTCAATCAGCGCATTGATAATACCGTTTTAGCAACAGCCGAAAATATTATTAACAATCAATTTGAACGCCTAACTTATACAGAAGCCATCAAACTTTTAGAAAAAGCTGATGTCAAGTTTGAGTATCCTGTGAGTTGGGGTTTAGATTTACAATCAGAACACGAACGTTACCTCGCTGAACAACAGTTTAAAAAGCCAGTAATTGTCACAGATTACCCAGTACAAATCAAAGCCTTTTATATGCGCTTGAACGAGGATGAAAAAACCGTTCGCGCTATGGATATTCTTGCACCTAAAATCGGCGAAATTGTTGGTGGTTCCCAGCGGGAAGAACGTTTAGAAGTCCTAGAACGGCGAATTAAAGCTCAAGGAATGCAGCCAGAAGACTTGTGGTGGTATTTAGATTTACGTCGTTATGGTACAGTTCCCCACGCTGGTTTTGGGTTGGGATTTGAGCGACTCGTGCAATTTATCACGGGTATGGCAAATATCCGCGACGTGATTCCCTTCCCCCGCACACCCCAAAACGCCGAGTTTTAG
- the groES gene encoding co-chaperone GroES, with translation MAAVSLSVSTVKPLGDRVFVKVSASEEKTAGGLYLPDTAKEKPQVGEVVALGPGKRNDDGSRQELEIKVGDKVLYSKYAGTDVKLGTEEYVLLSEKDILAVVA, from the coding sequence ATGGCAGCAGTATCTCTAAGCGTTTCTACAGTTAAACCTCTGGGCGATCGCGTTTTCGTGAAAGTGAGCGCCTCAGAAGAAAAGACCGCAGGTGGTTTGTATTTACCGGACACCGCTAAGGAAAAGCCCCAGGTAGGGGAAGTAGTTGCCCTTGGGCCTGGTAAGCGCAACGACGACGGTTCTCGTCAGGAATTGGAAATCAAAGTTGGCGACAAGGTGTTGTACTCCAAGTACGCTGGCACCGACGTTAAGCTCGGCACAGAAGAATACGTATTGCTTTCTGAAAAAGACATTTTAGCAGTCGTTGCCTAA
- a CDS encoding class I SAM-dependent methyltransferase, translating to MSETHTIPLYTLNPVNRFSDRAEDYVKYRPGYPSTAIDIILEGLNTMSPIIVADIGAGTGISSRLLAERGVNVIAIEPNAAMREAAQPHPLVEFCDGTAESTQIPDKSVDLVTCFQAFHWFNPEPTLLEFHRILKPAGRLAVVWNNRDKEDALTAEYSRLVREASNNHPAESRMQSVEPLLTTPHFVNFREYMFVYRQELDLTGLIGRAKSVSYLPSEGLVYDRLIAGLQDLYQQFRDETGFVYMTYRTSVHLSEAVN from the coding sequence ATGAGCGAAACACACACAATACCCCTATATACTCTGAATCCCGTAAATAGATTTTCTGACAGAGCAGAAGATTATGTAAAATATCGACCTGGCTACCCATCTACAGCTATTGATATTATTTTGGAGGGATTAAATACAATGTCGCCAATCATAGTCGCTGATATTGGCGCGGGTACAGGAATTTCCTCTCGATTATTGGCTGAAAGAGGAGTTAATGTTATTGCTATAGAACCAAATGCGGCGATGAGAGAAGCTGCTCAACCTCACCCTTTAGTAGAGTTTTGTGATGGGACAGCAGAATCTACTCAAATACCTGACAAGTCTGTTGATTTAGTTACTTGTTTTCAAGCTTTTCATTGGTTTAATCCAGAACCAACGTTATTAGAGTTTCACCGGATTTTAAAACCAGCCGGGCGGTTGGCTGTAGTGTGGAATAACCGCGACAAAGAAGATGCTTTAACAGCAGAATATAGCCGATTGGTACGTGAAGCATCCAACAATCATCCAGCAGAATCGCGGATGCAATCGGTAGAACCGTTGTTAACAACGCCTCATTTTGTTAACTTCCGAGAATATATGTTTGTTTATCGACAAGAATTAGATTTAACTGGACTGATTGGACGTGCTAAGAGTGTTTCTTACTTACCTAGTGAAGGTTTGGTATACGATCGCCTGATTGCTGGTTTGCAGGATTTATATCAGCAATTTCGTGATGAGACTGGTTTTGTTTATATGACATATCGCACTAGTGTACATCTGAGCGAAGCAGTTAATTAA
- a CDS encoding ParA family protein — protein MQENWQILLKQEITNQYVHNSQEWLDLNISTSGLVNLTIVSDRFINLSIPQRKEQISNLFKSQVPHLSPGFISLYTHQEADSLNLSAPQVFNTASVQTWQDLAIQAANPQNKPQLPQREHSLPRTITFYSFKGGVGRTTALTHVASILAARGLKVVAVDLDLEAPGLSTAFNLKPQPKYGIVDYFYERSYLPDEVEPSISIAEIFGEVKISNATGRLFVVPAGYLNLDYVSKVDDLHATTIIDGDQNLWSVFKREIYEQLKPDIILIDSRTGINQWGALSLIQAADEAIIFLFPNEQNKQGIELLIQSLQWVKNLSINFVFSPVPDVTEIGLSKVKQIWYSLLNRLNTVTNENYETDEDEPDLDNYQTPIEKLLVVPYLLPIALADSYPVQGMQDYYTKIANLIDEKTDELKRSNVLNTIDHRWNIIESLQFPEVNAADPRQDLNLLFQRTTDFERFLDDTTCLIRGRKGTGKTALYWLFLKHKSVAQKLAHGRLDNTVFLSAHGRFQESRPSRDEFQIIHQTLQQNRGTWEAFWRAYLLLRCHQENLFNFPKGKKSPKYSELRKILNNLPKERWQSESTQVLLELSTNSELRLIVKDAIDILLNEEAKNNSQKLWFLYDDLDEDFPEVGGIRQQALTGLFQLVQSCDANRLTEIRFKIFLREDIWNRLSFDNKSHFTGRDIILQWTRIDFLRLALRQAIQSEDFKNLVDRISPVAFESIDQATEEAIDKALELLWGSRRRGGNRAKNVSRWVYERLTDSSSTTFPRSLSILLKGAKEQELSYKGQSSTKFRTDRLLQGKSLEFGLKKASEKRCEEIKEEYPDLTKFFDSLKGKLAFLSKEQLQTVWQESAHDIADFEEFASFLSEIGIIEWREKEKRYKVADIYVYGFEMDRRGAV, from the coding sequence ATGCAGGAAAATTGGCAGATTTTGCTAAAGCAGGAAATTACAAACCAGTATGTGCATAATTCCCAAGAATGGCTCGATTTAAATATTTCTACATCGGGGTTAGTGAATTTGACGATTGTGAGTGATCGCTTTATTAATTTATCTATTCCTCAACGAAAAGAACAAATTTCTAACTTATTTAAATCACAAGTTCCTCATTTATCTCCTGGGTTTATTTCCTTATATACGCATCAAGAAGCAGATTCACTGAATCTTTCAGCACCACAGGTTTTTAATACAGCTTCAGTACAAACTTGGCAAGATTTAGCAATTCAAGCAGCAAATCCGCAAAATAAACCTCAACTTCCGCAGCGCGAACACAGTTTACCCAGAACCATAACTTTTTATTCCTTTAAAGGAGGAGTAGGTAGAACTACTGCATTAACCCATGTTGCCTCAATTTTGGCAGCGCGTGGTCTTAAAGTCGTAGCTGTGGATTTAGATTTAGAAGCGCCTGGTTTGAGTACAGCATTCAACCTCAAGCCGCAACCAAAGTATGGAATAGTTGACTATTTTTATGAGCGTTCCTACTTACCAGATGAAGTAGAACCAAGTATTTCAATTGCTGAAATATTTGGTGAAGTGAAAATCTCTAACGCCACAGGAAGATTATTTGTTGTTCCTGCTGGTTATCTTAATCTTGATTATGTCTCCAAAGTTGATGATCTTCATGCTACTACTATTATTGATGGAGATCAAAATCTTTGGTCTGTTTTTAAACGTGAAATTTACGAACAATTAAAACCTGATATTATCTTAATTGATTCGAGAACTGGAATCAATCAATGGGGAGCTTTATCATTAATTCAAGCAGCTGACGAAGCAATTATATTTCTTTTTCCTAACGAACAAAATAAACAAGGAATAGAACTGTTAATACAATCCCTGCAATGGGTAAAAAATTTATCCATTAATTTTGTTTTTTCTCCTGTTCCTGATGTTACTGAGATTGGTTTGTCGAAAGTAAAACAAATTTGGTACTCATTGCTGAACAGATTAAATACAGTAACAAATGAAAACTATGAAACAGATGAAGATGAGCCAGATTTAGATAATTATCAAACTCCAATAGAAAAACTTTTAGTAGTCCCTTATCTTTTGCCAATCGCTTTGGCTGATAGCTATCCTGTACAAGGGATGCAAGATTACTACACAAAAATTGCTAACTTAATTGATGAAAAAACTGATGAACTCAAACGTAGTAATGTTTTAAATACAATAGATCATCGGTGGAATATTATTGAAAGTCTGCAATTTCCTGAAGTAAATGCTGCTGATCCAAGACAAGATTTGAATCTACTCTTTCAGCGTACTACTGATTTTGAAAGATTTTTAGACGATACAACCTGCCTAATTAGAGGGCGAAAAGGCACAGGCAAAACTGCACTTTATTGGCTTTTTCTAAAACATAAAAGTGTTGCTCAAAAACTAGCTCATGGACGATTAGATAATACTGTATTTTTGTCAGCACATGGTAGATTTCAGGAAAGTCGTCCATCTCGTGATGAATTTCAAATCATCCATCAAACTTTACAACAAAACAGAGGCACATGGGAAGCTTTCTGGAGAGCTTATTTACTACTTAGATGTCATCAGGAAAATTTGTTTAACTTTCCTAAAGGAAAGAAAAGTCCAAAGTATAGTGAATTGAGAAAAATTCTTAATAATTTACCTAAAGAAAGATGGCAGTCTGAATCTACTCAAGTTTTGTTAGAATTATCCACTAACTCTGAACTACGGCTCATAGTCAAAGATGCCATAGATATTTTGCTTAATGAAGAAGCCAAAAATAATTCTCAAAAACTCTGGTTTCTTTACGATGATTTAGATGAAGATTTTCCTGAAGTAGGAGGAATAAGACAGCAAGCACTCACTGGCTTATTTCAATTAGTGCAATCTTGTGATGCTAACAGATTAACAGAAATTAGATTTAAAATCTTTTTAAGAGAAGATATATGGAACCGTTTAAGTTTTGACAATAAAAGTCATTTTACTGGGCGGGATATTATCTTACAGTGGACTAGGATTGATTTTTTACGATTAGCACTTCGTCAAGCAATACAATCTGAAGATTTCAAGAATTTGGTTGACCGTATTTCTCCTGTTGCTTTTGAAAGTATTGATCAAGCTACAGAAGAGGCAATTGATAAAGCCTTAGAATTACTGTGGGGAAGTCGCCGCAGAGGTGGAAATAGAGCTAAAAATGTATCTCGATGGGTTTATGAAAGATTAACAGACTCAAGTAGCACTACTTTTCCTCGGAGTTTAAGTATATTACTGAAAGGAGCAAAAGAACAAGAACTAAGCTATAAGGGACAATCATCAACCAAATTTCGTACAGACCGCCTACTTCAAGGAAAATCCTTAGAATTTGGCTTAAAAAAAGCATCAGAAAAGCGGTGTGAAGAAATTAAAGAGGAATATCCTGATTTGACTAAGTTTTTTGATTCTCTTAAGGGTAAATTAGCCTTCTTATCTAAAGAACAGTTACAAACAGTATGGCAAGAGTCAGCACATGACATAGCAGACTTTGAAGAATTTGCTTCTTTTTTAAGTGAAATTGGCATTATTGAATGGCGGGAAAAAGAGAAACGCTATAAGGTTGCTGATATCTATGTATATGGTTTTGAAATGGATCGTAGAGGCGCAGTATAA
- a CDS encoding type II toxin-antitoxin system VapC family toxin translates to MQPLILLDTNIVLYFLGGRLASQLPSGQYFISMITEIELLSYPGLSSDEETQIIDFLNKITVVNIDNNIKKLTIALRKQYKLRLPDAIIVATTESPDATLFTNDVKLANLTEINTQTVQIV, encoded by the coding sequence ATGCAGCCTTTAATATTATTAGATACAAATATAGTACTGTATTTTTTAGGTGGTAGGTTAGCCAGCCAATTACCATCTGGACAATATTTTATTTCAATGATTACTGAAATTGAACTGTTATCTTATCCAGGTCTTAGTTCAGATGAAGAAACGCAAATAATTGATTTTTTAAATAAAATTACAGTTGTAAATATTGATAATAATATCAAAAAACTAACGATCGCACTTCGTAAACAATATAAACTCAGGCTTCCTGACGCAATAATTGTCGCAACTACAGAATCTCCAGACGCAACGTTATTTACGAATGATGTCAAACTAGCTAATTTAACAGAAATTAATACTCAAACGGTGCAAATTGTGTAA
- a CDS encoding response regulator transcription factor, with protein sequence MDRSATSATAMKEPSMKDHKRLLLIDDDPNLILLVKDYLEFRGYEVITAENGREALEILEQDVPDMIICDVMMPEMDGYTFVEQVRQNERTSWIPVLFLSAKGQSADRVKGLNKGADVYMVKPFEPEELVAQVESSLKQTIRWKEHQAKGGENGSRIQVPFDVQLTPTELKVVQFVARGLANREIAEELNVSQRTVESHVSNMLGKTNLHNRTELARWAIENQMA encoded by the coding sequence ATGGACCGAAGCGCGACAAGTGCCACTGCTATGAAAGAACCCAGCATGAAAGATCACAAACGACTTCTACTGATTGATGATGACCCTAACCTCATCTTGCTGGTGAAGGATTACTTAGAATTCCGGGGATATGAAGTCATCACCGCTGAAAACGGACGCGAAGCTCTGGAAATTTTAGAGCAAGATGTTCCAGACATGATTATCTGCGACGTGATGATGCCGGAAATGGACGGATATACTTTTGTGGAACAAGTCCGGCAAAACGAACGCACCAGCTGGATTCCCGTTCTTTTCCTTTCAGCTAAGGGACAAAGCGCAGACCGAGTTAAAGGTCTGAATAAAGGCGCTGATGTGTACATGGTCAAGCCCTTTGAACCAGAAGAACTCGTAGCGCAAGTAGAATCCTCGCTGAAACAAACTATCCGTTGGAAAGAACACCAAGCAAAAGGAGGAGAAAACGGTTCCCGAATTCAAGTTCCCTTTGATGTGCAGTTAACCCCAACAGAACTGAAAGTAGTACAGTTCGTAGCTAGGGGTTTAGCTAACCGGGAAATAGCTGAAGAGCTAAATGTTAGCCAGCGCACCGTTGAAAGCCATGTGTCCAACATGTTGGGCAAAACTAATCTCCACAATCGCACTGAGCTAGCGCGATGGGCGATTGAAAATCAAATGGCATAA
- a CDS encoding hybrid sensor histidine kinase/response regulator, with translation MNSQSSRADKILVVDDSPDNVFLIKTILEEEGYIISTAENGISALAQLEASPCDLVLLDLMMPGMDGYEVTKRVRGNTQLQQYIPILLITAHDAPNVAQGLDLGADDFIRKPVTVDELLARVRSLLRLKHSIDERDEIARQREDFVSRLTHDLRTPLVAADRILMLFQQGALGALSSQMQEVIAIMARSNTNLLAMVNTLLEVYRFEAGRKTLALQPVNLAQLLEEVTGELTPLAQEKALPINLDFTEDATKSIVMGDRLELHRLFTNLIGNAIKFTESGSVNISLTSGFESDKGFHPNFSLNSATTDYITIEVADTGSGIPPKEQPTLFERFRQGSHKSSGSGLGLYLSRRIVEAHQGAILVKSELGKGSLFIVLLPIKP, from the coding sequence ATGAATTCGCAATCTTCTCGTGCTGACAAAATCCTAGTTGTTGATGATTCTCCTGATAACGTGTTTCTGATTAAAACTATTTTGGAAGAGGAAGGCTACATAATTAGCACTGCAGAAAATGGTATTTCGGCATTGGCGCAACTGGAAGCATCTCCTTGTGACTTGGTGTTACTGGATTTGATGATGCCAGGAATGGATGGCTACGAAGTTACTAAACGTGTACGTGGAAATACGCAATTGCAGCAATATATTCCGATTTTGCTGATTACTGCCCATGATGCGCCCAATGTCGCGCAGGGATTAGACTTGGGTGCTGATGATTTTATCCGCAAGCCTGTAACTGTGGATGAATTATTAGCGAGAGTGCGATCGCTCTTGCGGTTAAAGCACAGTATAGATGAACGTGACGAAATTGCTAGGCAACGGGAAGATTTTGTCTCTCGCCTCACCCATGACTTACGCACTCCTCTAGTCGCAGCCGATCGCATTCTCATGTTGTTTCAGCAGGGTGCTTTGGGGGCGCTATCCTCACAAATGCAAGAGGTGATTGCCATTATGGCTCGCAGTAATACCAACCTGCTGGCTATGGTTAATACTTTATTAGAAGTTTATCGTTTTGAAGCTGGTCGTAAAACCCTGGCGTTGCAACCAGTGAATCTCGCCCAGTTATTAGAAGAAGTGACTGGGGAATTGACACCCCTAGCTCAGGAAAAAGCACTGCCAATCAATTTAGATTTTACGGAAGATGCAACTAAAAGTATAGTCATGGGCGATCGCTTAGAACTACATCGCCTATTCACTAACCTCATCGGCAACGCTATCAAGTTTACCGAATCCGGCTCAGTAAATATCTCCCTCACTTCTGGATTTGAGAGTGACAAAGGCTTCCACCCTAATTTTTCGCTTAATTCCGCTACCACTGACTATATTACTATCGAGGTGGCAGACACAGGCTCAGGTATTCCGCCTAAAGAACAACCTACCTTGTTTGAACGATTTCGCCAAGGTAGCCATAAGAGTTCTGGTAGTGGCTTGGGACTCTACCTTTCTCGTCGCATTGTCGAAGCACATCAAGGCGCTATTTTAGTTAAGTCTGAGTTAGGTAAAGGTAGTCTATTTATTGTACTTTTACCTATTAAACCGTAG
- the groL gene encoding chaperonin GroEL (60 kDa chaperone family; promotes refolding of misfolded polypeptides especially under stressful conditions; forms two stacked rings of heptamers to form a barrel-shaped 14mer; ends can be capped by GroES; misfolded proteins enter the barrel where they are refolded when GroES binds), with the protein MAKRIIYNENARRALERGIDILAEAVAVTLGPKGRNVVLEKKFGAPQIVNDGVTIAKEIELEDHIENTGVALIRQAASKTNDAAGDGTTTATVLAHAIVKEGLRNVAAGANAILLKRGIDKAAAFLVEKIAEHARPVEDSKAIAQVGSISAGNDEEVGQMIAQAMDKVGKEGVISLEEGKSMTTELEITEGMRFDKGYISPYFATDAERMEAVFDEPFLLLTDKKIALVQDLVPVLEQVARAGRPLVIIAEDIEKEALATLVVNRLRGVLNVAAIKAPGFGDRRKALLEDIAILTGGQLITEDAGLKLDNTKLDSLGKARRITITKDSTTIVAEGNEVAVKARIEQIRRQIEETESSYDKEKLQERLAKLAGGVAVIKVGAATETEMKDKKLRLEDAINATKAAVEEGIVPGGGTTLAHLAPQLETWAQANLKDEELIGALIVVRALPAPLKRIAENAGQNGAVIAERVKEKDFNIGYNAATNEFVDLFEAGIVDPAKVTRSALQNAASIAGMVLTTECIIVDKPEPKDAAPAGAGPGGGDFDY; encoded by the coding sequence ATGGCAAAGCGTATTATCTACAACGAGAACGCCCGTCGCGCTCTGGAACGAGGCATTGACATCCTGGCTGAAGCCGTGGCTGTCACCCTTGGGCCCAAAGGTCGTAACGTGGTGCTAGAGAAGAAATTTGGCGCACCACAGATTGTCAATGATGGCGTCACCATTGCCAAAGAAATCGAATTAGAAGATCACATAGAAAACACTGGCGTAGCGCTAATTCGCCAAGCTGCTTCTAAGACCAACGACGCTGCTGGTGATGGTACAACCACCGCCACCGTTTTGGCTCATGCGATCGTTAAAGAAGGCTTGCGGAACGTTGCAGCTGGTGCAAATGCAATTTTGTTGAAGCGCGGTATTGACAAAGCCGCTGCTTTCTTGGTAGAGAAGATCGCTGAACACGCTCGTCCCGTAGAAGATTCTAAAGCGATCGCTCAAGTTGGTTCCATCTCAGCCGGTAACGACGAAGAAGTCGGCCAGATGATTGCCCAAGCAATGGACAAAGTGGGTAAGGAAGGCGTAATTTCCCTAGAAGAAGGGAAATCTATGACCACCGAACTCGAAATTACCGAAGGGATGCGCTTTGACAAAGGCTACATCTCTCCCTACTTCGCTACCGACGCTGAACGCATGGAAGCCGTGTTTGACGAGCCTTTCTTGCTGTTGACCGACAAGAAAATTGCCCTGGTACAAGACCTTGTACCCGTGCTTGAGCAAGTAGCTCGTGCTGGTCGTCCTTTGGTCATCATTGCCGAAGATATTGAAAAAGAAGCTTTAGCAACCTTAGTTGTCAACCGTTTGCGTGGTGTGTTAAACGTTGCGGCTATCAAAGCTCCTGGTTTTGGCGATCGCCGTAAAGCATTGCTAGAAGATATAGCCATCCTCACTGGTGGTCAGTTAATCACCGAAGACGCTGGTTTAAAGCTGGATAACACCAAGCTGGATAGCCTCGGTAAAGCTCGCCGCATCACCATCACCAAAGACAGCACCACAATTGTTGCTGAAGGTAATGAAGTGGCTGTCAAGGCTCGTATCGAGCAAATTCGTCGTCAGATTGAAGAAACCGAATCTTCTTACGACAAAGAGAAACTCCAAGAACGCCTTGCTAAATTAGCTGGTGGTGTTGCTGTGATCAAAGTGGGTGCAGCCACCGAAACCGAAATGAAGGACAAGAAACTGCGCCTAGAAGACGCGATCAACGCGACTAAGGCTGCTGTGGAAGAAGGTATTGTACCTGGTGGTGGTACAACACTGGCTCACCTGGCTCCCCAGTTGGAAACTTGGGCGCAAGCTAACCTGAAAGATGAAGAGTTGATTGGTGCGTTGATTGTCGTTCGCGCCTTACCTGCTCCTCTGAAGCGGATTGCTGAAAACGCTGGTCAGAATGGCGCTGTCATTGCTGAACGCGTCAAAGAGAAGGATTTCAACATTGGCTACAATGCTGCAACCAACGAATTCGTTGATTTGTTTGAAGCTGGTATTGTTGACCCCGCTAAAGTCACTCGTTCTGCGCTGCAAAATGCTGCTTCGATCGCTGGCATGGTGTTGACAACCGAATGTATCATTGTTGACAAGCCTGAGCCTAAGGATGCTGCTCCTGCTGGTGCTGGTCCTGGTGGCGGTGACTTCGATTACTAA